A stretch of DNA from Desulfurella amilsii:
TGCCGTCTTTTCTATCTGGTATGTGTTTTAAGCCTGGATGCCCTACAACGCCTGTTGTAAACACTCTGTCTTTGTAGGAGTCTTTGGGCGGCACAAGGCAGTTTGTCGTCATAAGTATTGGTCCATTAAACGATTCAAACTCTTTTGTCTGAAGCCACCATGCATTGCCGTAATTGCCTACAAAATGATCGTATTTTTTAAATTTTGGGTAGTAATTGGCTGGCAGCATCTCACCATGCGTGTATATGTCTACACCAGAATCTTTAGACTGCTCAAGCAGCTCTTCCATATCTTTTAAGTCATGGCCTGAGATTAATATGCCTGGCTTATTTTTTGTGCCTATATTTACCTGAGTGATTTCTGGGTTACCGTATGTAGCCGTGTTTGCCCTATCTAAAAGTTCCATCGTTTTAACCGAAAACTCACCCGTTTTCATAACAAGCGCAATTAGTTCATCTGCATTTAAATTTTTTGTCAAATCTGCAAGCGTATCTACCATAAAACTCGTAATCGACTCATCTTCAAAATCCAAAACACTTGCATGATCATAATAGGCTGCCATACCTTTTAGGCCATATACAATAAGTTCTTTTAGCGATCTTATGTCTTCGTTTGGTTCGCTTAAAACTCCTATGTTTTTAGAAAACTCAAGCGCTTTTTCTTTAGTTTCAAACTCATAAAGGTTTGATTTGGGTACGCTTTTTCCTTTAGAGGCTAAAAATGAACTAATCAATTTAGCCTGATTGTTTGTTTGCTTAATCTGCTCTATAACACGCTCATCATCAAAATTTACATTAGTAATTGTCATAAATAAGCTTTCGGATACAAACTTCCCAATAGGTTTTGGATCATACCCATTTGTTATAGCTTCTTTAGCAATAACCGACAGACCCTTTAAATTATAAATCAACACATCCATTAAATCAGATGTATGGTCTTCTTTACCGCACACACCTTTTTCTACACTGCAACCTGTGCCGTGCATTGCCTCTTGGCATTGATAACAAAACATTGCCATAAGAACCTCCTTCTTTATCTTCTTAATGATAGTTTAACGATTATTTTTTAAAATAAATTGATTAATGTCAAAAAACATGATAAAAACTATCAAGTTATTTCTGAAACTTCGATTATGTTTAATTAACAAACTCTACTCTTCTAGATCCCCTACTACTTTAAACTTCTCAAGCACTCTGTCATCATGTGGAGCATCTTCTATTTCGTCTGTTAAATCTGCACCTGCAGTGTGCTCACCCATATGATCACCACCTACCCACATGCCAGAATCGCTTAAATCATAGACTTTGCCTTTGTAAGCCACATAAACTGGTATTCCATTTTCGCCGTTGTATTTTTTTAATTCATCTTTCGTCATAACCCTTAGCCCTCCAAAGATATAGATTCTGTCGGACAGGATTCTTTTGCTTCTTCACAGCAGTTAGCATCGCAATTGTCAGCTATTACTCGTGCTTTTGAACCATCTTCATTCATCTCAAACACATCTGGGCACACATCCGCACATACACCGCAACCTATGCATGTTTGCTCATCAATTACAGCTCTCATAATTATGCCTCCATTTGATTAAATTTTATTCTTTAACTCTTCTATTTCTTTTTTGAGTTGCTTCTTTTCTAAAAAGCTTTGCGTTACATCCCTGATTATCGCACCAAAGCCTAATAGTTGTGAGTCTTGCTCGACAATTGCTATGCTAAAATCAATGGATATAGATTTATTATTTTTACCAATAGCAGGCACAGAGAGCAAGTCATCTGAATATTTGCTGATTTTTGATTTTACAGCATTAAAAAAACCATCCCAGTGCCTTTTTCTGTATTTTTCTGGTATTATAATATCAAGACTCTGGCCTAGAGCTTCTTTGGCGCTATATCCAAATATCTTTTCACATCCTCTGCTCCAAAGTCTAATAATACCTTGCGTATCGCAAAATAATACACAATCGCCTACACCGTTAAAGATCGATTCTAAAATCTGACAATTTTGACTCATACTCACCTCCTCTCAATGTATTCTATAAGCGCTTTTGCGTTATTTAAGGGGCTTTTGGATGAATAAACAAGCGTTATTATTTGGTTTTTAGCCCTTTCTAAGATAATGTCTAAAAATTCTTTTTTATTTTTTAATTCATCAAAGTAGCGCTTTTTAAACTCTTCCCATTTAGCTTCATCGTGCGCATACCATTTTCTTAGCTCGCTGCTTGGAGAAACTTCTTTGAGCCATAAATCTATATGTGCTTTTTGTTTTGAAACGCCTCTTGGCCAAAGTCTATCAACAAGTATTCTATAGCCGTCTGATTCTTCGTAATGCTCATATGCGCTTTTTAACTTTAGCATGGCCCCACCCTTTGCTCTAAATTAGCTCATATTCTTCGTTTATATGAAATACCATAACGGCTCTAGCCCATTCAAAACGCGATTTTGTTTTTTCAAAACGTTTTCCTTCAAATTCAAACACTGCAGTGCCTTTTAGCAAAAAACCAGCTCCCATATGGCTTATTCCCATTACTTCTTTCGAACCTATGATCATTTGAACTTCACCGCCATTTTGAATATTTTCTTGTGTCTTGTACAACCCGCCTACAGGAATTAAAAAATTATTATCTTCAACTTCTATGTAGCTGTTCCATGTTGATACCATGTGAACACCATCCCTCCCATTTGTCACAAAAGGTGCAGGACCCTCATATTTTAAAATCTCAAGTATTTTTTCATTCATTTGTTTTGTCTCCTATTTTAATATCCCGATTTCGCGGTGCTTGTCTGCAATTTTTTTGGCTAAAGCAGCTATTTGTTCAAAGTCTTTTGGCTTTGGCTTGCCTTTTATGTATACTGGCTCAAATAGCTCAACATTTAAATTAGCAAGATTGCTTTTGATGTGCTCAACACCTTTCCCGCCCCAGCCAAACGAACCGATTATACCTGCAAATTTGGTTTTTGGCCTTAGAGCATTTGCAAGATATGCGGTTGCGATTATCTTAGGGTGCACACCTGCTAGTATAAAAGGAGAGGCAAAAACAACAGTTGCAGCATCTACAAGATCCATGGCAATCTCTCCAAGACTCGCTTCAGCAATATTGTATGGTCTAGCATGGACACCTTGCTCAATTAAAATATCAGATAAATAGTCCACAAGCTCTTTAGTGCTGCCGTGCATTGATATATAAATTATTAAAGCTTCATTGTCTACATCATCTGATATCCATTTTTTGTGAGCATCAATAATAAATTGAGGATTTTTATATATTACGCCATGGCCAGGCAAAATCATGGAAGGATTTAGTTCTTCTACTTTCTGAACGTTTTTTTGAATATTTTTTCTAAATGGCATCATAATTTCTGCATAGTAGCGCTTTGCACCTTCATAAATTAGCTTTTCATCTTTTGGTCCAAATATTCTGCTTGTTGCTATATGAGAACCAAAAAAATCGCAGGTAAATAGCATCTTTTCTTCTACTAAATATGTAGACATAGTCTCTGGCCAATGAACCCAGGGTGTAAACATAAATTGCAAGGTTTTATCGCCTAAAGACAGCGTATCGTTATCATTTACAGTAATAAATTTATCTTCCTTAATCTCAAGTAAATCTATAAGAAGAGCCTTGCACTTTTCATTTGTAACTACCTTGGCGCTTGGATATTTTTCTAATACTGCGGGTATCGAACCAGAATGATCCTGTTCTGCATGATTTGCAATAACATAGTCTATTTCTTTAACATTCAATACATCTAAATTCCTTAAAAGCTCGTGTGTCTTGCACGGATCAACGGTATCAATTAAAGCCGTTTTTTGAGAACCAAATACAATATATGCATTGTAGCTAGTGCCTTTTGGTAACTCTAATAACTCATCAAAAATTGGCCTATCCCAATGTCTGGAACCTACATAATAAATACCTTCGATTACTTTCTGAACAGCCATTATATGCCTCCTTTAAAAAACACAGTATTATTACTAAAATATAGACAATTTTACTAACTTCAAGACAAACTTTATATATATTTTACGCATTCGACACAAACTTTTTTGCTATCTTTAATTTTTTAATATATTTTCGAGCCACAACATTTCCACATACTTGATAAACTTTTTAGTTAAAAACTCTTCTTTTTTGATTATCATCTATATCAATTTACCCAAAGTGCTTTTCATACACTGGATAGAGCTGTATCTCTTCCTTTGTCATTCTGATTTTTATCATGCTGTAAATCTTTCCAAAATCTCCTGCAAATTGAATATTATCTGCAATACCCGCTTTATATGTATCAAAGAAATTAACCACATCTTTAGAAATGTCTTCCATTTCTTTTTTAAACTTTAAAACATTTTCTTCTACATTAACGCCTAAATTTTTTGCTTCATCAAATTTTGAGTAAAGCAGCCTATCTTCTTTGTCTAAATGTGATAAAAACAAATTTTTGCTTTCAAAAAGTTTTTCTTTTACCTCCTTTCTACCTATATTGCGCAATTCATCAAGCAAAGAAAAAAGTTTTTTGTGTTCTTGTAAAAGCTCATCAATAAGCTTACTCATACTTAACCCTCCAATGTGATTTTTAACATTGTATATTTTTAAATGTAAAAGTATTTGACTTATGTCAAACATAAAGCAATAAAAATTTTAATGATTTAAAAACGTAACATTAACAAATTTTAATATTTGTCATTATCGTCTTTTTTAATTCTCTTACTATGCCGTTTGAAAATAAAAATATTGCAAGAAGTATTATATGAAAATTCTTCACCTGAACACGCAAAAAGGTTTTAGCAAGCAGCAGTTAATAGACCTAGCACAATGACTAAAGGAGCTTAGTATGACTCTATAATAGCTTGCACAGATGAGCTATCCAATTGCTGCACTTGATGCTAATAGCGCTCCACCTAGAAAGAAACTTAAAGCTATATGATTAAACTTTTTTCACATAGATACCTTACCCAAAAATAAACTTTTCACTGCTCACCTTACCTTCTTGATGCCGTATTTTAAATGATTAACCTCACAAACAAAATGTGATAAATGTCACAAATCTATATATTGACATATTCGGATATAATGATATATTTGGCAAAGGAGGTTTATATGCTTGATGAGTTTGTTAACAATATAAAAGCTTTATCGGACCCAAACCGAATAAGGATTTTAAATCTATTACTTCAAAGACAGCTTTGTGTATGCGAAATAATGCAAATTTTGGATATTAATCAGCCAAATGCTTCCAATCACCTTAATATCCTGAAACTAAACGGTTTTATCAAAATAGTAAAGAAAGGTAGATGGTCTTATTATTTCATAAACCCAAAAAAAGAAGATTTGATTGACGATATATTAAAGTTGATAAAATACATACAAGACGATGAAACTATACTTAGCGATAATCAAAAACTCAAGAATCTAAGTAAAGATTTATGTAAAATAGGAGAATAATTAATGCTAAAAAGTGCTATTGAAAAGCTGCATAACTTTAGACTACTGCCTATTTTTGTAATTATATCTATGGTTATTGGGATAGGCATTGGAAAACTCTATGGAATATCAAATTTTACTGTCACACCACCGATTGATGCAATAATTGCTATATTTAAAGGACACTATGAGTTTAACTTGCCAAATATATTAGCCTTAGGCATAATAATAGGTCTTTTTATGATGATTTATCCTGCAATGGCAAAAATTAAATTCGAAGATTTAGGAAAGGCTGCAAAGTCTCCAAAGCAGCTTTTTTTAGTCATGTTCTTTGATTATGCCATAGCACCTTTTTTAATGTTTGCCTTGGCAAAAATATTCTTAAGCGGTGATCCTAATTTATATACAGGGTTGGTATTATACGGTATAGCCCCATGTATCGCCATGGTTATAGTTTTTACTTATTTAGCAAAAGGCAATACACCACTTGCAATCGTACTTGTAGCGGTAAACTCAATTATACAGATGGTTTTACTGCCAATCTATGCCAAGTTTCTCTTGGGAAATATTAATTTTAGCGTAACTATCGTTGCCGAAAGTGTTATTTTATATTTAGGTCTACCTCTTATTGCAGGTATTTTAACAAGAATACTGGGCGTTAAGAGAAAAGGAGAACAGTGGTTTGAGAAAATAAAATTTTATCTTGATACCATGTCTATCGTTGGCTTGCTTTTAACACTTATTGTAATGTTTGCCCTAAAAGGAGACCTAATTTTGAAAAATCCGTTGTTTGTTGTGCAAATGGCAATCCCAATGATAATTTTCTTTTTTATTATGTTTGTTGGTGCTTATTTGGTAAGCTGGAAATTTAAATTAAACTATGAAGATTCTGTTGCTGTAGCGTTCAACTCTACCGGAAGAGATTTCGAGATAGCAATATCTATTGCAATTACAGCTTTTAACCCAACAGTGGCGCTGGCCACCGTCATTGGTCCCCTTATTGAGGTGCCTGTAATGCTTGCACTTGTATGGTTTGCAACCAAAACAAAATCTAAATTGTTTGGATGAAGTATATGAAAAGAAAAAGATTGTGTCACTGCTGGTGGGATGGCTGGGGATACGCAGTTTTAGAATAACTTTTCTAATTTCGGAGGTGATTTATGTCAAAAAACTGGTATCCCATTATAAATTACAAAAAATGCACAAAGTGTTTGGAATGCGTAAAGTTTTGCCCACATGATGTATTGTTTGAAGAAGACGGCAAACCTGTTGTAAAGAATCCAAACCTTTGTGTTGATTATTGCAGAGGTTGCCAAAAAGGCGCGTGTGATTTTGGCGCTATATCTTACGGAGGTGCTTATGCAACCTAAAAAAGGATTCTTGTTATGCGTATGTCAAGGAACATGTCCTTCATTTCACAGCATGAATGTATTTGAAGTGTTAAATGAATTAAGAAAAGATAAAATATTTGATTTTGTGGCGCTGCACCCTCAACTAT
This window harbors:
- the hcp gene encoding hydroxylamine reductase, with product MFCYQCQEAMHGTGCSVEKGVCGKEDHTSDLMDVLIYNLKGLSVIAKEAITNGYDPKPIGKFVSESLFMTITNVNFDDERVIEQIKQTNNQAKLISSFLASKGKSVPKSNLYEFETKEKALEFSKNIGVLSEPNEDIRSLKELIVYGLKGMAAYYDHASVLDFEDESITSFMVDTLADLTKNLNADELIALVMKTGEFSVKTMELLDRANTATYGNPEITQVNIGTKNKPGILISGHDLKDMEELLEQSKDSGVDIYTHGEMLPANYYPKFKKYDHFVGNYGNAWWLQTKEFESFNGPILMTTNCLVPPKDSYKDRVFTTGVVGHPGLKHIPDRKDGKSKDFSPIIEMAKKCPPPTQIESGTIVGGFAHNQVMALADKVIEAVNSGAIKRFVVMAGCDGRHNTRKYYTNIAESLPKDTVILTAGCAKYRYNKLNLGDINGIPRVLDAGQCNDSYSLAVIALKLKEAFGLDDINKLPISYDIAWYEQKAVTVFLALLYLGVKGIRLGPKLPAFLSPNVAKVIVENFDVKPIGGVQQDLELIMQGK
- a CDS encoding cytochrome b5 domain-containing protein, with amino-acid sequence MTKDELKKYNGENGIPVYVAYKGKVYDLSDSGMWVGGDHMGEHTAGADLTDEIEDAPHDDRVLEKFKVVGDLEE
- a CDS encoding ferredoxin, giving the protein MRAVIDEQTCIGCGVCADVCPDVFEMNEDGSKARVIADNCDANCCEEAKESCPTESISLEG
- a CDS encoding PAS domain S-box protein; the protein is MSQNCQILESIFNGVGDCVLFCDTQGIIRLWSRGCEKIFGYSAKEALGQSLDIIIPEKYRKRHWDGFFNAVKSKISKYSDDLLSVPAIGKNNKSISIDFSIAIVEQDSQLLGFGAIIRDVTQSFLEKKQLKKEIEELKNKI
- a CDS encoding DUF488 domain-containing protein is translated as MLKLKSAYEHYEESDGYRILVDRLWPRGVSKQKAHIDLWLKEVSPSSELRKWYAHDEAKWEEFKKRYFDELKNKKEFLDIILERAKNQIITLVYSSKSPLNNAKALIEYIERR
- a CDS encoding FprA family A-type flavoprotein — encoded protein: MAVQKVIEGIYYVGSRHWDRPIFDELLELPKGTSYNAYIVFGSQKTALIDTVDPCKTHELLRNLDVLNVKEIDYVIANHAEQDHSGSIPAVLEKYPSAKVVTNEKCKALLIDLLEIKEDKFITVNDNDTLSLGDKTLQFMFTPWVHWPETMSTYLVEEKMLFTCDFFGSHIATSRIFGPKDEKLIYEGAKRYYAEIMMPFRKNIQKNVQKVEELNPSMILPGHGVIYKNPQFIIDAHKKWISDDVDNEALIIYISMHGSTKELVDYLSDILIEQGVHARPYNIAEASLGEIAMDLVDAATVVFASPFILAGVHPKIIATAYLANALRPKTKFAGIIGSFGWGGKGVEHIKSNLANLNVELFEPVYIKGKPKPKDFEQIAALAKKIADKHREIGILK
- a CDS encoding hemerythrin domain-containing protein; translation: MSKLIDELLQEHKKLFSLLDELRNIGRKEVKEKLFESKNLFLSHLDKEDRLLYSKFDEAKNLGVNVEENVLKFKKEMEDISKDVVNFFDTYKAGIADNIQFAGDFGKIYSMIKIRMTKEEIQLYPVYEKHFG
- a CDS encoding ArsR/SmtB family transcription factor codes for the protein MLDEFVNNIKALSDPNRIRILNLLLQRQLCVCEIMQILDINQPNASNHLNILKLNGFIKIVKKGRWSYYFINPKKEDLIDDILKLIKYIQDDETILSDNQKLKNLSKDLCKIGE
- a CDS encoding arsenic resistance protein, translating into MLKSAIEKLHNFRLLPIFVIISMVIGIGIGKLYGISNFTVTPPIDAIIAIFKGHYEFNLPNILALGIIIGLFMMIYPAMAKIKFEDLGKAAKSPKQLFLVMFFDYAIAPFLMFALAKIFLSGDPNLYTGLVLYGIAPCIAMVIVFTYLAKGNTPLAIVLVAVNSIIQMVLLPIYAKFLLGNINFSVTIVAESVILYLGLPLIAGILTRILGVKRKGEQWFEKIKFYLDTMSIVGLLLTLIVMFALKGDLILKNPLFVVQMAIPMIIFFFIMFVGAYLVSWKFKLNYEDSVAVAFNSTGRDFEIAISIAITAFNPTVALATVIGPLIEVPVMLALVWFATKTKSKLFG
- a CDS encoding ATP-binding protein, which gives rise to MSKNWYPIINYKKCTKCLECVKFCPHDVLFEEDGKPVVKNPNLCVDYCRGCQKGACDFGAISYGGAYAT